The Prochlorococcus marinus str. MIT 1214 sequence TGGTATCGCAATTGCGCAAGCCTTCTCAAGGAACTAGTCCCCACTACAGAACCTTCTGGCAGAGTCTCTAGTTTGTGAATTTGATTTGTCTCATTAACGACTAACGCGTCTGAAGGATCCTCCCTTTCAGTTATGCAGCCAAGAATTAATCCCTCTGGAAGATTTGTAGGTAAATCTTTCAATGAGTGGACTGCAATTTCGGCATGCCCAATAAGCATTTGAGCTTCAAGTTCTTTAGTGAAAAGTCCTTTATCTCCTATTTTTGCTAATGCCACATCAAGTATTTTGTCACCCTGCGTAGCCATTGCTTCTATAGTGATAGCAAGATCAGGATGGGCTTTTTGTAGTTCATCTCGTACCCAGTTCGTCTGAACCATGGCCAGCTGGCTTCGGCGAGAGGCGATGCGCAGTTGGTCTAGTGTCATTAGCAAATCTTTTCTATTTCTTTACCTTAAGCAGTCAACCATACCTAATTAAAATCCTGGAAAATAATTTAATAAGGTTGATGTGAAATGAAATCTATGATCTAGCTAAATATCTCTCTTTTCATTAGGGAAATTAAAGGTTATAAGTTTAATTTCTAATTTAGCTTGATATATTCTTTAAGAACCCCATTTCTATTTGGATGACGGAGTTTTCTGAGAGCCTTAGCCTCGATTTGTCTAATTCTTTCTCTAGTTACATCAAAAATTTGTCCAATTTCTTCAAGGGTTTTCATCCTTCCATCATCTAGGCCATAACGAAGTCTTAGAACATCCCTCTCTCTGGGACTTAATGTGGCGAGAACACCCTCCAAATCTTCTCTTAATAAGGTTTTTGCTACATCTTGTTCAGGATTTTCTATATCTGCTTCAATAAAGTCACCAAGTCTAGAATCTTCTTCTTTGCCAATAGGGGTCTCAAGAGAGATGGGGAGCTGGGCACTTTTGGCTATGAATCTGAGTTTCTCAATCGTCATTTCCATACTTTCAGCGATCTCTTCCTCTGTTGGTTTCCTTCCAAACTCTTGGCTTAAAACTTTAGTGGTTTTTTTGATTCGTGAAATTGTTTCGTACAAATGTACAGGCAAACGAATTGTTCGACTTTGATCTGCAATTGCTCTGGTAATAGCCTGTCTTATCCACCAGGTAGCGTAAGTTGAGAATTTATATCCTTTCTCATGATCAAATTTCTCAGCTGCACGAATGAGTCCAAGACTTCCTTCTTGGATAAGATCTTGAAAAGACAGCCCTCTATTCATATATTTCTTGGCAATTGAAACTACTAATCGAAGATTCGATTGCACCATTTTTTCTTTTGCTCGTCTACCAAGCATCAATCGCCTGCGGAAACGAGTTAATGGCATTTCTGCAAGAACTGCCCATTCTTTCACTGATGGGAAATGGCCATTCTCACTTTCAAATTGCGCAGCTTCTTCCTCTAATTGAAGAAGATCAGCTATCTTTCTTGCCAATTCAATTTCTTCGTCTGGCCTGAGAAGCCTTATTCGTCCAATTTCTTGGAGATAAACCCTAATCGAGTCTTCGGTGTAAACACCCTTTGGTCCTATTTTTATACTTGCTAAAGCTTTAGCAGCAGCTTCTTGAGCACTAGATAGCACTGAAGCGTTATCATCATCATCCAGATCGATATCTGCGTCAGTTACTTGATTTGCTTCAGCAATTAATTTATCCGCCTCTAGATCTAAATCAATTTTTAGATCATTTGATGATTCTTGAGGAAGGGTTTGGGTTTCTTTGGTCACGTTTACATTGGCGGCTGATTTTTTAATTTTTTTGGAATTATTTTTAGTTTCCTGATTAAGAGAAATATTTTTAGATGTCATTTTTTCCTTTAACATGATTTCCCCGATGGTTTTGTGGTGTGTTGCAACTCTCCGGTTATTGCCCGAAAAATTGGTCGGAATCTCCTAGAGATAATATTTCAGGAAAAACTATTTAATTTGTAAAAATTCAACAGAAACACTTTAATTTGAGATTGTCCTTAATCGTGATAAATCTTGCGAAAAATCACATGACTTCAATATGGACTTGAAATTATGAAAGATGTTTTGTTGAGGAATGGAAATGTGTAAGCAAGGAAGTCAGGGGATTTCTCAGACCGGCTTATCTCAGAATGGGGTTTCCCTATTCTTGGTAAAGCTTCTAGTCTTCCCTCTGGGTGGAATTTTGCTAGTTCCACAACAGCTTTAAAGCTGCTAACAATTTAATGGTAGAAAAAATTTCTAAAGTCGGCAAGTATTAAAAAAGATATGAATCCTTTTGTATTCGATATTTGGTTACATATAGGTCGTGAAGGACGGTGTTTTTCTTATCAAGATGGAAATAATTTAAATATTGATTTAGGAGATGTTGTGACAGTGCGCCTGAAGGGGCAACTCATGCAAGGGTTGGTAGTTAAAAAGATAAAAAAAAATATCACTAGTTCACAGCAAAATATAAATAATTTTTCACTGAATAATGTAGAAACATTGGTACAAAAAGCAGCTATCAAAAAAGAATGGAGAGAGTGGCTAGAAGAAATTGCTCTTGATTTATATGTAAGTGATTTTCAAATGCTTAAGACCGCTCTACCTCCTGGTTGGTTAGGAAGGTCGAAACTATCGAATAGACCTAGAAGACTCTGGTGGGTAAAATTGTCTGGCAATAATAATGAGAAAAAGATATCTTCTCGACAGATTGAGTTAAAGAAAAATCTACTATTAAATGGAGGAGGGAAATGGCAAAAGGATTTGGAGGCTGAAGGATTTTCTTCTGTATTGATTAGAAACTTTGTCTCAGTTGGTTTTGGAGAAAGAGAAAAACGTCTTTTTCTTTTTAATTCCTTTGAGGATGAAGAATCTAATGATAAAAAGATTTTAAAGAGTGAGGCTCCTCAATCTTTAACGTTAGAGCAAAAATTGGCAAAAGAAAAATATGAGTCTCTTCCAAATGGATCAGCTCTTTTGCTCTGGGGTATTACTGGGTCTGGTAAGACGGAGGTATACTTACAAATTGCAGCGCTTGAGTTATCTGAAAGTAGACATTGTCTTATTCTTACACCCGAAATTGGGTTG is a genomic window containing:
- the rpoD gene encoding RNA polymerase sigma factor RpoD; this translates as MLKEKMTSKNISLNQETKNNSKKIKKSAANVNVTKETQTLPQESSNDLKIDLDLEADKLIAEANQVTDADIDLDDDDNASVLSSAQEAAAKALASIKIGPKGVYTEDSIRVYLQEIGRIRLLRPDEEIELARKIADLLQLEEEAAQFESENGHFPSVKEWAVLAEMPLTRFRRRLMLGRRAKEKMVQSNLRLVVSIAKKYMNRGLSFQDLIQEGSLGLIRAAEKFDHEKGYKFSTYATWWIRQAITRAIADQSRTIRLPVHLYETISRIKKTTKVLSQEFGRKPTEEEIAESMEMTIEKLRFIAKSAQLPISLETPIGKEEDSRLGDFIEADIENPEQDVAKTLLREDLEGVLATLSPRERDVLRLRYGLDDGRMKTLEEIGQIFDVTRERIRQIEAKALRKLRHPNRNGVLKEYIKLN